The following proteins come from a genomic window of Athalia rosae chromosome 1, iyAthRosa1.1, whole genome shotgun sequence:
- the LOC105689006 gene encoding PDF receptor isoform X2: MNASDTGGNVNFVGNQTAAQLICGLAYRNFVPPGDEIWCSWAWDSILCWPPTKASTSARHRCPRENGIDTTKFVEKRCGDDGQWEGREGSYGIRGGSSSPGNPSVSTNGPHGWTNYTPCFTPEMLQLIRKLYSGSEDAAKVKLDIAEKTRTLEIIGFSVSLAALLASLAIFCHFRSLRNTRTRIHKNLFVAMVIQVVIRLTLYIDQALLRTAEATGVTRGIQNTPFLCEASYVLLEYARTAMFMWMFIEGLYLHNVITVTVFQETSYYRTYRLVGWGYPVLMTLTWAVVTAFYYRPSKCWWGYNLTFYFWILEGPRLAVILLNFLFLLNIIRVLVVKLRRSHTSEIEQVRKAVRAALVLLPLLGITNLISMAEAPLDKAVWAFALWSYLTHFLTSFQGLFVASLYCFLNGEVRLALGKAITTYLSSRGNDFRNRRQSPYTDCHPHRITSAIQVEEDHPKDLPSHANWTRLCCPGIDIPVPEEPADWEV; the protein is encoded by the exons ATGAATGCCAGCGACACAGGAGGGAACGTAAACTTTGTCGGGAATCAAACCGCCGCTCAACTTATCTGCGGTTTGGCTTATCGAAACTTTGTGCCACCCGGTGACG AGATATGGTGCAGCTGGGCTTGGGACTCCATCTTATGTTGGCCTCCGACCAAAGCTTCGACTTCGGCGAGACACAGATGCCCCAGGGAGAACGGGATAGACACTACAA AATTCGTGGAAAAGAGATGCGGCGATGACGGTCAATGGGAGGGCCGCGAAGGGTCGTACGGTATCCGTGGCGGTTCGTCGTCTCCGGGAAACCCGAGTGTCTCGACCAACGGACCGCATGGTTGGACGAATTACACGCCTTGTTTTACACCGGAAATGCTGCAACTCATACGCAAGCTGTACAGCGGAAGTGAGGACGCTGCCAAG GTGAAATTGGACATCGCTGAGAAGACGAGAACATTGGAAATTATTGGGTTCAGCGTTTCTCTCGCGGCGTTACTGGCGTCCCTCGCTATTTTTTGTCACTTCAG GAGCCTTAGGAACACCAGAACTCGTATACACAAAAATCTATTCGTGGCGATGGTCATACAAGTCGTTATTCGGCTGACACTTTACATCGACCAAGCGTTGCTGAGGACGGCTGAAGCCACGGGAGTCACTCGGGGAATCCAGAATACG CCTTTTCTTTGCGAGGCGAGCTACGTTCTTTTGGAGTACGCTAGGACCGCTATGTTCATGTGGATGTTCATCGAGGGTCTCTATTTGCACAATGTAATAACCG ttACCGTATTCCAGGAGACTTCTTATTACCGGACGTACCGGTTAGTTGGATGGGGATATCCGGTATTGATGACCTTGACATGGGCTGTTGTAACGGCGTTTTACTATCGCCCATCAAA ATGCTGGTGGGGATACAATCTGACCTTTTATTTCTGGATCCTGGAGGGCCCGAGGCTGGCGGTTATATTG CTGAATTTCCTGTTCCTGTTGAACATCATTCGCGTTCTGGTGGTGAAATTAAGACGGAGCCACACGAGCGAGATCGAACAAGTTCG GAAAGCAGTCAGAGCAGCGTTGGTTCTACTACCGCTTTTAGGTATAACGAATTTGATTTCAATGGCGGAAGCACCGCTGGACAAGGCAGTATGGGCATTCGCATTGTGGTCGTACTTGACGCATTTCCTGACTTCGTTTCAAGGGCTCTTTGTCGCTAGCCTTTATTGTTTTCTCAACGGTGAG GTAAGACTGGCGCTCGGCAAGGCTATTACAACATATCTTTCTTCGAGGGGAAATGATTTCCGAAACAGAAGGCAGTCTCCTTACACCGACTGTCACCCGCATCGAATAACATCGG caATTCAAGTGGAGGAAGATCATCCGAAGGATTTACCGAGTCATGCGAATTGGACGCGACTTTGTTGTCCAGGAATCGACATCCCAGTTCCAGAAGAGCCGGCCGA ttGGGAggtatag
- the LOC105689006 gene encoding PDF receptor isoform X1, protein MNASDTGGNVNFVGNQTAAQLICGLAYRNFVPPGDEIWCSWAWDSILCWPPTKASTSARHRCPRENGIDTTKFVEKRCGDDGQWEGREGSYGIRGGSSSPGNPSVSTNGPHGWTNYTPCFTPEMLQLIRKLYSGSEDAAKVKLDIAEKTRTLEIIGFSVSLAALLASLAIFCHFRSLRNTRTRIHKNLFVAMVIQVVIRLTLYIDQALLRTAEATGVTRGIQNTPFLCEASYVLLEYARTAMFMWMFIEGLYLHNVITVTVFQETSYYRTYRLVGWGYPVLMTLTWAVVTAFYYRPSKCWWGYNLTFYFWILEGPRLAVILLNFLFLLNIIRVLVVKLRRSHTSEIEQVRKAVRAALVLLPLLGITNLISMAEAPLDKAVWAFALWSYLTHFLTSFQGLFVASLYCFLNGEVRLALGKAITTYLSSRGNDFRNRRQSPYTDCHPHRITSAIQVEEDHPKDLPSHANWTRLCCPGIDIPVPEEPAETTV, encoded by the exons ATGAATGCCAGCGACACAGGAGGGAACGTAAACTTTGTCGGGAATCAAACCGCCGCTCAACTTATCTGCGGTTTGGCTTATCGAAACTTTGTGCCACCCGGTGACG AGATATGGTGCAGCTGGGCTTGGGACTCCATCTTATGTTGGCCTCCGACCAAAGCTTCGACTTCGGCGAGACACAGATGCCCCAGGGAGAACGGGATAGACACTACAA AATTCGTGGAAAAGAGATGCGGCGATGACGGTCAATGGGAGGGCCGCGAAGGGTCGTACGGTATCCGTGGCGGTTCGTCGTCTCCGGGAAACCCGAGTGTCTCGACCAACGGACCGCATGGTTGGACGAATTACACGCCTTGTTTTACACCGGAAATGCTGCAACTCATACGCAAGCTGTACAGCGGAAGTGAGGACGCTGCCAAG GTGAAATTGGACATCGCTGAGAAGACGAGAACATTGGAAATTATTGGGTTCAGCGTTTCTCTCGCGGCGTTACTGGCGTCCCTCGCTATTTTTTGTCACTTCAG GAGCCTTAGGAACACCAGAACTCGTATACACAAAAATCTATTCGTGGCGATGGTCATACAAGTCGTTATTCGGCTGACACTTTACATCGACCAAGCGTTGCTGAGGACGGCTGAAGCCACGGGAGTCACTCGGGGAATCCAGAATACG CCTTTTCTTTGCGAGGCGAGCTACGTTCTTTTGGAGTACGCTAGGACCGCTATGTTCATGTGGATGTTCATCGAGGGTCTCTATTTGCACAATGTAATAACCG ttACCGTATTCCAGGAGACTTCTTATTACCGGACGTACCGGTTAGTTGGATGGGGATATCCGGTATTGATGACCTTGACATGGGCTGTTGTAACGGCGTTTTACTATCGCCCATCAAA ATGCTGGTGGGGATACAATCTGACCTTTTATTTCTGGATCCTGGAGGGCCCGAGGCTGGCGGTTATATTG CTGAATTTCCTGTTCCTGTTGAACATCATTCGCGTTCTGGTGGTGAAATTAAGACGGAGCCACACGAGCGAGATCGAACAAGTTCG GAAAGCAGTCAGAGCAGCGTTGGTTCTACTACCGCTTTTAGGTATAACGAATTTGATTTCAATGGCGGAAGCACCGCTGGACAAGGCAGTATGGGCATTCGCATTGTGGTCGTACTTGACGCATTTCCTGACTTCGTTTCAAGGGCTCTTTGTCGCTAGCCTTTATTGTTTTCTCAACGGTGAG GTAAGACTGGCGCTCGGCAAGGCTATTACAACATATCTTTCTTCGAGGGGAAATGATTTCCGAAACAGAAGGCAGTCTCCTTACACCGACTGTCACCCGCATCGAATAACATCGG caATTCAAGTGGAGGAAGATCATCCGAAGGATTTACCGAGTCATGCGAATTGGACGCGACTTTGTTGTCCAGGAATCGACATCCCAGTTCCAGAAGAGCCGGCCGA AACAACCGTCTGA
- the LOC105689006 gene encoding PDF receptor isoform X3 yields MNASDTGGNVNFVGNQTAAQLICGLAYRNFVPPGDEIWCSWAWDSILCWPPTKASTSARHRCPRENGIDTTKFVEKRCGDDGQWEGREGSYGIRGGSSSPGNPSVSTNGPHGWTNYTPCFTPEMLQLIRKLYSGSEDAAKVKLDIAEKTRTLEIIGFSVSLAALLASLAIFCHFRSLRNTRTRIHKNLFVAMVIQVVIRLTLYIDQALLRTAEATGVTRGIQNTPFLCEASYVLLEYARTAMFMWMFIEGLYLHNVITVTVFQETSYYRTYRLVGWGYPVLMTLTWAVVTAFYYRPSNPTTYVSIFLVELEIFQYFRPQMLVGIQSDLLFLDPGGPEAGGYIAEFPVPVEHHSRSGGEIKTEPHERDRTSSESSQSSVGSTTAFRYNEFDFNGGSTAGQGSMGIRIVVVLDAFPDFVSRALCR; encoded by the exons ATGAATGCCAGCGACACAGGAGGGAACGTAAACTTTGTCGGGAATCAAACCGCCGCTCAACTTATCTGCGGTTTGGCTTATCGAAACTTTGTGCCACCCGGTGACG AGATATGGTGCAGCTGGGCTTGGGACTCCATCTTATGTTGGCCTCCGACCAAAGCTTCGACTTCGGCGAGACACAGATGCCCCAGGGAGAACGGGATAGACACTACAA AATTCGTGGAAAAGAGATGCGGCGATGACGGTCAATGGGAGGGCCGCGAAGGGTCGTACGGTATCCGTGGCGGTTCGTCGTCTCCGGGAAACCCGAGTGTCTCGACCAACGGACCGCATGGTTGGACGAATTACACGCCTTGTTTTACACCGGAAATGCTGCAACTCATACGCAAGCTGTACAGCGGAAGTGAGGACGCTGCCAAG GTGAAATTGGACATCGCTGAGAAGACGAGAACATTGGAAATTATTGGGTTCAGCGTTTCTCTCGCGGCGTTACTGGCGTCCCTCGCTATTTTTTGTCACTTCAG GAGCCTTAGGAACACCAGAACTCGTATACACAAAAATCTATTCGTGGCGATGGTCATACAAGTCGTTATTCGGCTGACACTTTACATCGACCAAGCGTTGCTGAGGACGGCTGAAGCCACGGGAGTCACTCGGGGAATCCAGAATACG CCTTTTCTTTGCGAGGCGAGCTACGTTCTTTTGGAGTACGCTAGGACCGCTATGTTCATGTGGATGTTCATCGAGGGTCTCTATTTGCACAATGTAATAACCG ttACCGTATTCCAGGAGACTTCTTATTACCGGACGTACCGGTTAGTTGGATGGGGATATCCGGTATTGATGACCTTGACATGGGCTGTTGTAACGGCGTTTTACTATCGCCCATCAAA CCCCACGACCTACGTGTCCATTTTTCTGGTCGAGCTAGAAATATTCCAATATTTTCGGCCACAGATGCTGGTGGGGATACAATCTGACCTTTTATTTCTGGATCCTGGAGGGCCCGAGGCTGGCGGTTATATTG CTGAATTTCCTGTTCCTGTTGAACATCATTCGCGTTCTGGTGGTGAAATTAAGACGGAGCCACACGAGCGAGATCGAACAAGTTCG GAAAGCAGTCAGAGCAGCGTTGGTTCTACTACCGCTTTTAGGTATAACGAATTTGATTTCAATGGCGGAAGCACCGCTGGACAAGGCAGTATGGGCATTCGCATTGTGGTCGTACTTGACGCATTTCCTGACTTCGTTTCAAGGGCTCTTTGTCGCTAG
- the LOC105689002 gene encoding 45 kDa calcium-binding protein, with amino-acid sequence MYRCFFNKGKLPSFQFLRWTIFIPIVIYFSFVFVNYSKRLPLKSLPLEETLRNIDNSVDDKIIKTLSPAAGISVKRNPKKSYRNIGVPDQRDEKLIEEVEKLEDNQEPKDLLSEIFRRADTDGNNLLDIRELAKWIHVKIKEHVDRAMTDNIGLFTAIDNNPRNGEISWNEYHAHFLKSHGFSEEYINSHNKRHPELSRVLKESIMRDRARWAEAARNDPERLALDEFLAFTHPESSHRALLQMVEDLFEKFDRDGDEQLTEDEFAGLPTDGIGLDLGDDQEKPVPGSEDRRKEFKHLIDKNKDGKADRAELLMYIDPRNPRHAIQEAQHLIALSDANGDGDLSLPEILNKMDLFLDSKMVDTEKSFHDEF; translated from the exons ATGTACCGGTGTTTTTTCAATAAGGGAAAACTTCCcagctttcaatttttacggtGGACGATATTCATACCGATAGTTATATACTTCTCGTTTGTCTTTGTCAATTACAGTAAAAGATTGCCATTAAAAAGTCTTCCATTGGAGGAGACGTTGAGAAATATTGATAATTCCgtagatgataaaattatcaagACGCTGTCCCCGGCGGCCGGTATTTCGGTTAAAAGAAATCCTAAGAAAAGCTACCGGAATATTGGCGTTCCGGACCAAAGAGACGAGAAGTTGATAGAGGAGGTTGAAAAACTCGAGGATAATCAGGAGCCGAAGGATCTACTTTCGGAAATATTTCGAAGAGCTGATACCGACGGCAATAATCTGCTGGATATCAGAGAATTAGCGAAATGGATCCATGTTAAAATCAAAGAACATGTTGACCGAGCTATGACGGATAACATTGGACTTTTTACCGCGATAGACAATAATCCGAGAAACG GGGAGATATCCTGGAACGAATACCACGCGCATTTTTTGAAGAGCCACGGTTTTTCTGAAGAATATATCAACTCTCACAACAAACGACATCCGGAATTATCGAGGGTCCTGAAGGAGAGCATCATGCGTGACAGAGCCCGTTGGGCGGAAGCTGCAAGGAATGATCCCGAAAGACTCGCATTGGATGAATTTTTGGCTTTCACACATCCCGAAAGCAGTCACAGAGCACTTCTTCAGATGGTGGAAGacctgtttgaaaaattcg ACCGAGACGGTGACGAGCAATTGACCGAAGATGAATTCGCTGGTTTACCAACCGACGGCATTGGCCTCGACCTTGGAGATGATCAAGAAAAACCGGTACCGGGAAGCGAAGATCGCCGAAAAGAGTTCAAGCACCTGATAGACAAAAATAAAGACGGAAAGGCCGACCGCGCGGAGCTgctg ATGTACATCGACCCCAGGAATCCTCGTCACGCTATACAGGAGGCTCAGCATCTGATCGCACTTTCGGATGCGAACGGTGACGGCGACTTAAGTCTGCCagaaatattaaataaaatggatttgTTCCTCGATAGTAAAATGGTCGATACAGAGAAGAGTTTTcacgatgaattttga